One genomic region from Mesorhizobium terrae encodes:
- the thiB gene encoding thiamine ABC transporter substrate binding subunit produces MRKILSVLIPALTLAAATLPAAAKDKLTIYTYESFTAEWGPGPQVKKAFEEECGCEVDFVSVADGVALLNRVKLEGAATKADIVLGLDTNLTADAKASGLFVPHGTIATVDVPGGWADDTFAPYDYGYFAVVYDTEKLKTPPASLKELVEGDASQKIAIQDPRTSTPGLGLLLWVKAVYGDKAPEAWAKLKGRVLTVTPGWSEAYGLFTKGEAPMVLSYTTSPAYHMVAEKTDRYQAASFSEGHYLQIEVAGITTTGAKNPLSQKFMAFMTGPKFQDVVPETNWMFPAGKMDKPLNPAFDKLVKPAKTLIFSPEEVAKNRKAWVDEWLSVMSK; encoded by the coding sequence ATGCGCAAAATTCTGTCAGTCCTGATCCCGGCTCTCACCCTTGCTGCCGCCACACTGCCGGCCGCGGCCAAGGACAAGCTGACTATCTACACCTATGAGAGCTTCACCGCCGAATGGGGGCCAGGCCCGCAGGTGAAGAAGGCTTTCGAGGAAGAGTGTGGCTGCGAAGTCGATTTCGTCTCGGTTGCCGACGGCGTCGCCCTGCTCAACCGCGTCAAGCTGGAAGGTGCCGCGACCAAGGCCGACATCGTGCTTGGTCTCGACACCAATCTGACGGCCGACGCCAAGGCGAGCGGGCTGTTCGTCCCACACGGCACGATCGCAACGGTCGACGTGCCGGGCGGCTGGGCCGACGATACATTCGCGCCTTACGACTACGGCTATTTCGCCGTCGTCTATGACACCGAGAAGTTGAAGACGCCGCCGGCCAGCCTCAAGGAATTGGTCGAGGGCGATGCTTCGCAGAAAATCGCCATCCAGGACCCGCGCACCTCGACGCCGGGCCTCGGCTTGCTGTTGTGGGTAAAGGCCGTCTATGGCGACAAGGCGCCGGAGGCCTGGGCCAAGTTGAAGGGTCGCGTGCTCACGGTCACGCCGGGATGGAGCGAAGCCTACGGCCTGTTCACCAAGGGCGAAGCGCCGATGGTGCTTTCCTACACCACCTCGCCGGCCTACCACATGGTTGCCGAAAAGACCGACCGCTATCAGGCCGCTTCCTTCTCCGAAGGCCACTATCTGCAGATCGAAGTCGCCGGCATCACCACCACTGGCGCCAAGAACCCGCTGTCCCAGAAATTCATGGCCTTCATGACCGGCCCGAAGTTCCAGGACGTCGTTCCCGAAACCAATTGGATGTTCCCGGCCGGCAAGATGGACAAGCCTCTCAACCCGGCCTTCGACAAGCTGGTGAAGCCGGCCAAGACCTTGATCTTCAGCCCAGAAGAGGTTGCCAAGAACCGCAAGGCCTGGGTGGATGAATGGCTGTCCGTGATGAGCAAGTGA